Genomic segment of Kosmotoga arenicorallina S304:
TCCATTTTTATTTTTTCGAGTCTATTGTCGATTTCTTTGTAGTGAATCCTTCTTTCCTTTCTTTTCAACATAGGGTTTCACCTCCTACTCCCCTATCAAAAACCTCTTGGCTGGCTGAACATTCTCTTCATTACCTTCTCTTTAATCAATTCGATTTCCCTGTCAATCTGCGCTAAGCTCTTTCTCTTTTTCATCGTGCCCCCACCTCCTTGCAATCTCAAAAACCAGGCTGGGAATAAATGCTCTGAAGAATCCTTTCCTTTCTGATTTCAATTTCCCTGTCGATCTCTTTGAAATTCCTTCTCTTTTTCATCGTTTCATCCCCCTTTTTTCGAGTTATCATCTTTGACATTCATAATATAGCACAAACAATTGCAATTTGTCAAGTGGAACATTAAAAATTTTTAGGTATAACTTAAAAATAATTAAGTCGCGCCCAAAAAACCGAAACGAAGAAATTCTGTGAAGCGCATAGGCAAAAGGATACAGGAGAAACAGGGGTTTTAAAATATTTTTAGAGGATTGAATAAATTTCCGGGTAATTCAAAATAATTTTAGTGTGAATTCAAAATATTTTGCATATCCGGTGAATAATTTCAAGAAGTTTGATTTTTTAGGGAAAGATATTTGCATTTGGAATTTGGGATTTACTTATGGTATTATGGTCAAAACCCATTTCGAAGGGATGAATAGTATGGGCATATTGATGGTGATAAATCTTAATAACAATAATAACGGGCCGGGATCGGTCGGTTAAGCCTTTGCTTATCAATTTTCAAAGGACCGGCCGATGGATTTCCATCGGCCTTATTTTTTTATATAAGGAGTGATTTTATGGAAAAAAGCGGAAGAATTTCAGAAAAGGTTATCCCTCATCTTTCCAACCCTATCGTCAGAAACGCTGTTAAGGTAAAAGCATCGGTAATAGCATACGCTACTGAATTTTTAAGAAAGAAAGGCTTTGTAGAGCTTTTACCAACAATTGTGTCTCCCCTGACAGATCCGCTAAACCATGAAGTTTTCAATGTTAGGTTTGATTACTATGGCACTGAATACCAGCTAACCCAATCTATGATATTTCACAAGCAGCTTGCAGTAACCGCCTTTGAAAGGATTTTTATAGTCTCGCCAAATGTCCGCCTTGAAACTGTAGAGAAAAAGGACAGCGGAAAGCATCTTTTTGAATTCACCCAAATTGACCTGGAAATGAAGGAGGCAAAGCGCGAAGAAGTGATGGATTTGATAGAAAACCTCCTTGTATACGTTATATCAGGTGTAAAACAAAGCTGCAAGAAGGAGCTCGAATTTCTTGGTTCTGATATGAAGGTCCCTTCGATTCCTTTTAGAAAGGTGAAATATATGGATGCCTTTCAGGAGTATGGGGGGGATTTTGAGGAAATACTTTCGAAAAGGGCAGCAGAACCCTTCTGGTTGATAGATATTCCCATAGGAGATAGGGAATTTTACGACAAATTATCAGAAGATGGTCAAACGTTGCTGGACATGGATCTTATTTTGCCTGGTGGCTTCGGAGAGGTCCTCTCAGGTGGTGAAAGAGAACACGATTACGAGCAAATTCTTAGGCGGATGGAGTATAAAGGGACAAGCATAGAAGATTTCAGCTGGTATCTTCAAATTGCAGAAGAAGAGGGACTTGTGCCATCAGCAGGTTGTGGCTTTGGTGTCGAAAGGCTAACGAGATATATCTGCAATCTTTCACACGTGAGCCTAACCAGATTATTCCCAAAAGTTCCTGGAATGGACTGGATTTAAGTGGAGGTGTAAAATTGTTGTGGTAATAACTTTAAATGAGGTGGTATTTTATGAGAAGTGTTGTAATAGATGGCCACGTATCGTATAACGCAGTTACGCAGATTTTTAATTCAGCAACTTTTCGCTCTTTATTGACCGAGCTGATAAAAGATTCCGAACGCAAAAAGACTTCACTGTGCTCGCTCTTTGAGCTCTTTGTGAAGAATCCAAAAGAATCCGTTTTTGAGGAGAAGTATGATCTTAATTCTATGGTGCAGCTCCTTCTGGCTTTAATGGTCAACACAATAGAAGAAATCGACAATTCAAGGTGCTACTCTTTTCCATTGCTCAGCGATAAGAAAACGTTGCTCGTGAAGTTTGTGGATAGGCTGTTTAACCTGTGGAGGAGCAAGCACAGGTTCATGCTCAGGCGGGATGCTTATACACCTGCAAGGCTCAAGAGAATATTCAAGCAGGCAGTTTTAGTGAATACAAACGCTGAACTCAGGAGTCTCGTTTTGAGCACATACAGGCAAATTCTTATAAACATCTCAGATGTTAGCTTGAAGATTTTAAGGCAAGAACCAGGTGGTGCTCAGGTGAGTTTCCTGGTGGACAGGCCAGAAATTCACAAAGATGCCATGATAGAAAAGGCGAGCTGGCTATATGACCTGGATTTTGTGTGGAGCATAGTTTTTGAACCACCGGTGATTTTTTACACCCGTTCCAATAAAAGACGGGGACTTTTCAAAGTTGTTGATAAGCCAATTCTTCATAAGTTGAATATTGACACACCACGAAACTGGCTTCTTTTTCCGATATTCGTTGGAAAAAAGCTGATTTTTGTCATAACCAATAAGGAATATCTCGCTCTTGCTGCTGGGCTTGGAAATCTCTTTGAAATAGCCAACTTCGACAATATAAGGAATAGAAAGCCTGATGGAATTTACATTTTTGGTATGGATGATGAGTTTTTCGATAGGCCCGAAGATATAAATGGGGTCATATACAAAGAAAATGATTTTTATGTGGGGATGGTTGGCGAT
This window contains:
- a CDS encoding asparagine synthetase A, which translates into the protein MEKSGRISEKVIPHLSNPIVRNAVKVKASVIAYATEFLRKKGFVELLPTIVSPLTDPLNHEVFNVRFDYYGTEYQLTQSMIFHKQLAVTAFERIFIVSPNVRLETVEKKDSGKHLFEFTQIDLEMKEAKREEVMDLIENLLVYVISGVKQSCKKELEFLGSDMKVPSIPFRKVKYMDAFQEYGGDFEEILSKRAAEPFWLIDIPIGDREFYDKLSEDGQTLLDMDLILPGGFGEVLSGGEREHDYEQILRRMEYKGTSIEDFSWYLQIAEEEGLVPSAGCGFGVERLTRYICNLSHVSLTRLFPKVPGMDWI
- a CDS encoding ATPase, whose amino-acid sequence is MRSVVIDGHVSYNAVTQIFNSATFRSLLTELIKDSERKKTSLCSLFELFVKNPKESVFEEKYDLNSMVQLLLALMVNTIEEIDNSRCYSFPLLSDKKTLLVKFVDRLFNLWRSKHRFMLRRDAYTPARLKRIFKQAVLVNTNAELRSLVLSTYRQILINISDVSLKILRQEPGGAQVSFLVDRPEIHKDAMIEKASWLYDLDFVWSIVFEPPVIFYTRSNKRRGLFKVVDKPILHKLNIDTPRNWLLFPIFVGKKLIFVITNKEYLALAAGLGNLFEIANFDNIRNRKPDGIYIFGMDDEFFDRPEDINGVIYKENDFYVGMVGDHPSVDYFGYMKKMILTIHNLLTIDEGRLPIHGALAHIRLTNGKSANVMLLGDSGAGKSETLDALNQLKEEVSEVNILIDDMGSLDINQKGEVVAYGTETGAFVRLDDLQPGYAYSTMDRSIFMNPNVVNARVIVPYSNYDEIVRPTKIDYFLYANNYQKVEEGNKLRFFDSLEEALEVFSKGARMAKGTTAEKGLTYSYFANPFGAVQRKEEHSQIAGKYIEAMIKSGVKIGEIYTQLGISGYEQTGPLQAAQSLIELIKNS